The Glycine soja cultivar W05 chromosome 6, ASM419377v2, whole genome shotgun sequence genome has a window encoding:
- the LOC114414515 gene encoding MLO-like protein 9, with amino-acid sequence MAGGGEGGDSRQLDLTPTWAVAAVCAIIVIISILLEKIIHKFAKVFEERKKHALLEALEKIKAELMVLGFISLLLTFGQNYISKMCIPAKYARTMLPCLPLEERHGGAPATEHGAQTEEGGGGGGEAEGGGHHRRLLSYERRFLAAEGGGQSCNPGYTPLISVSGLHQLHIFIFFLAVFHVIYSAITMTLGRAKIRGWKEWEEDHIVDQDALNDPRRFRLTHETSFVRDHNSIWTKTPVSFYFVCFFRQFFRSVRRADYLTMRHGFVTVHLAPGSKFDFQKYIKRSLEDDFKVVVGISPLLWGSVVLFLLVNVHGWHAAFWVSFLPLVVILAVGTKLQAIITRMALDISERHAVVQGIPLVQVSDKYFWFAWPQLVLYLIHYVLFQNAFELTYFWWTWYEFGWASCFYEDDSLMIFRVALGLGAQVVCSYVTLPLYALVTQMGSTMKKSIFDEQTSKALKQWHKNALKKKVSKGRTETRTLGEAVGPGDHSPEQSPRSTGAGETEMAEQSATIVTTPYDNRDLLSEP; translated from the exons atGGCGGGAGGAGGAGAAGGCGGTGACAGCAGGCAGCTAGATCTCACACCTACATGGGCCGTCGCTGCGGTTTGTGCAATTATCGTTATCATTTCTATACTCTTGGAAAAAATTATACACAAATTCGCAAAG GTGtttgaagagagaaagaagcaTGCATTGCTAGAAGCTCTTGAAAAGATTAAAGCCG AGCTTATGGTTTTGGGATTTATTTCCTTGCTCTTAACATTTGGTCAAAACTACATTTCTAAAATGTGTATTCCCGCGAAGTATGCACGCACAATGCTCCCCTGTCTTCCCCTTGAAGAACGTCATGGAGGGGCTCCTGCAACCGAACATGGAGCTCAGACAGAggagggtggtggtggtggtggtgaggcCGAAGGTGGTGGCCATCACCGCAGGCTTTTATCATATGAGCGTAGGTTTCTAGCAGCTGAGGGTGGAGGCCAAAGTTGTAATCCG GGATACACGCCTCTTATATCAGTGTCCGGATTGCATCAGCtacacatttttatatttttcttggcTGTCTTCCATGTGATATACAGTGCCATAACAATGACGCTTGGAAGAGCAAAG ATTCGTGGATGGAAGGAATGGGAGGAAGACCATATCGTGGATCAAGATGCCTTGAATG ATCCTAGAAGATTCAGACTCACTCATGAGACATCATTTGTGAGGGATCACAACAGTATCTGGACTAAAACACCAGTTTCCTTCTATTTT GTATGCTTTTTTCGACAATTTTTCAGATCTGTTCGTAGGGCCGACTACTTGACCATGAGACATGGATTTGTGACT GTTCATTTAGCACCGGGAAGTAAgtttgattttcaaaaatatatcaaGAGGTCATTAGAAGATGACTTTAAGGTAGTTGTAGGAATCAG TCCACTACTTTGGGGATCAGTGGTGTTATTCTTGCTTGTGAATGTCCATG GATGGCATGCTGCTTTTTGGGTGTCTTTTCTTCCACTAGTG GTGATTCTGGCCGTTGGAACAAAGCTTCAAGCAATTATAACTCGAATGGCACTTGACATATCAGAAAGGCATGCTGTAGTGCAGGGAATCCCTCTTGTGCAAGTCTCTGACAAGTATTTTTGGTTTGCATGGCCTCAGTTAGTTCTTTATCTCATCCATTATGTCCTCTTTCAG AATGCATTTGAGCTGACATACTTCTGGTGGACATGG TATGAATTTGGTTGGGCATCTTGCTTCTACGAGGATGATAGTCTCATGATTTTTAGAGTAGCTCTTGG GTTAGGAGCTCAAGTGGTTTGCAGTTATGTGACACTTCCACTATATGCGCTTGTTACTCAG ATGGGGTCGACGATGAAGAAGTCAATATTTGATGAGCAAACATCCAAGGCACTGAAACAGTGGCATAAGAATGCTCTGAAGAAGAAAGTATCCAAGGGACGCACCGAAACTCGAACGTTAGGTGAGGCTGTGGGCCCAGGAGATCATTCACCGGAGCAATCGCCGAGGTCAACGGGAGCCGGAGAAACAGAAATGGCTGAGCAGAGTGCCACCATAGTCACCACCCCCTATGATAATCGCGACCTTCTAAGTGAACCGTGA
- the LOC114414511 gene encoding dolichyl-diphosphooligosaccharide--protein glycosyltransferase subunit 1A-like, which produces MSFILFPILFAFTFLSSPVLSASDLILAKVDRRIDLTSQIVRITTSLKVQNTGSDVVSEILLSFPENQASNLAYLKATLGDGKGKSKPSSGVGLPVQVVRPKDVPPSLTIYSVSLPKGLGKGDSLTLDVLAVFTHSLQPFPEKINQADIQLLLFQESAHYLSPYAVKVQSLTVKLPDARIESYTKLENAKLQGSELKYGPYENLPPFSYLPIVIHFENNQPFAVAKELVQEIEISHWGNVQITEHYDIIHAGSQSKGEFSRLDYQTRPFLRGASAFRRLVAKLPPRAHSVYYRDEIGNISTSSLWGDSKKTELEIEPRYPMFGGWKTAFTIGYGLPLGDFLFGSDGKRFLNISFGAPINELVIDTLFVKVVLPEGSKDISVSVPFPVKQSEETKLSHLDIVGRPVVVLEKNNVVPEHNEHFQVYYKFNSLSMLREPLMLISGFFFLFLACIVYTHADISISKSSASYLAKLQLDEVQATIQQVHGIISRCLTAHDKLEMSLHDLSRTGDIQACKATRKSVDSLLKELSKELKQPLAILQSSPQAAQILPKVEELVTKERELQDKLLVKHSTVVDGYEKKSAGREIENRIASQQLKITALRREIDDLMDLIDEI; this is translated from the exons ATGAGCTTCATTCTGTTTCCGATTCTCTTTGCATTTACCTTTCTGTCCTCGCCCGTTCTCTCTGCTTCGGATCTGATCCTCGCCAAGGTTGACCGTCGC ATTGATCTGACTTCACAGATTGTGCGCATCACTACTTCACTAAAG GTGCAGAATACGGGATCTGATGTTGTGTCTGAGATTTTGCTGTCCTTTCCTGAGAACCAGGCAAGTAACTTGGCATACTTGAAGGCAACACTTGGTGATGGGAAGGGAAAATCAAAACCATCTTCTGGTGTTGGTTTACCTGTCCAAGTTGTCCGGCCTAAAGATGTGCCACCTTCCTTGACAATTTATTCCGTGTCTTTACCTAAGGGGCTTGGGAAGGGAGATAGTCTGACGTTGGATGTCTTGGCTGTTTTTACCCACTCATTGCAACCATTTCCAGAGAAAATCAACCAGGCTGACATCCAGCTTCTACTGTTTCAAGAAAGTGCACACTATCTCTCCCCATATGCAGTCAAGGTCCAATCACTCACTGTTAAATTGCCTGATGCAAGGATAGAGTCCTATACAAAACTAGAAAATGCAAAACTTCAGGGATCTGAATTAAAATATGGTCCATATGAAAATCTTCCTCCATTTTCATACCTGCCAATAGTTATTCACTTTGAGAATAACCAACCCTTTGCTGTTGCTAAAGAGTTGGTTCAAGAGATCGAAATTTCCCATTGGGGCAATGTACAGATCACAGAGCATTACGATATTATCCATGCTGGTTCTCAGAGCAAAGGAGAATTTTCTAG GCTTGACTATCAGACCAGGCCATTTTTAAGAGGTGCATCAGCCTTTAGGCGTCTTGTTGCCAAGCTACCACCAAGAGCTCATTCTGTGTACTACAGGGATGAAATTGGCAACATTTCCACTTCTAGTTTATGGGGTGACTCAAAAAAG ACAGAACTGGAGATTGAACCTAGGTACCCTATGTTTGGTGGCTGGAAAACTGCCTTTACCATTGGATATGGCTTGCCACTTGGGGACTTCTTATTTGGATCGGATGGAAAGCGCTTCCTTAACATCTCTTTTGGTGCCCCTATTAATGAGTTGGTCATTGACACACTATTTGTGAAG GTTGTTTTGCCAGAGGGTTCTAAAGATATTTCAGTGTCTGTTCCATTTCCTGTGAAACAATCGGAGGAG ACAAAGCTTTCCCACTTGGATATTGTTGGTAGACCTGTTGTTGTGCTGGAGAAGAACAATGTTGTTCCTGAGCATAATGAGCATTTTCAG GTCTACTATAAGTTCAACAGTCTTTCTATGCTCAGGGAGCCTTTGATGTTgatttctggctttttctttctgtttcttGCTTGCATTGTCTACACGCATGCAGATATATCAATCTCCAAATCTTCTGCATCTTATTTGGCAAAGCTCCAGTTGGACGAG GTGCAAGCAACTATTCAGCAGGTCCATGGTATCATTAGCCGTTGCTTAACCGCACATGACAAGCTAGAAATGTCATTACACGATCTTTCAAGGACAGGAGACATTCAAGCCTGTAAAGCAACTCGAAAATCAGTCGATAGCTTACTGAAAGAGCTCTCTAAAGAGTTGAAGCAACCATTGGCAATTTTGCAATCTTCTCCGCAAGCTGCTCAAATATTACCGAAG gTGGAGGAACTTGTTACCAAGGAGAGAGAGTTGCAGGATAAACTTCTAGTAAAACACTCTACAGTTGTAGACGGCTATGAGAAGAAGTCAGCAGGAAGGGAAATTGAGAATCGGATTGCTTCACAACAGCTGAAAATTACTGCTTTGAGACGGGAGATTGATGATCTTATGGACTTGATTGATGAGATATGA
- the LOC114414512 gene encoding protein S-acyltransferase 21-like, with protein sequence MARRHGWELPFHTFQVVAITVFFLLSIAYYAFFAPFLGKDIYEYVAIGVYSVLALSVFFLYVRCTAIDPADQGVMVDCDKTSKNRSKLDEELAEPSKMGLKGEGMSDRHNSSWCSKVGCFFCSFLVREDCRSNEDISLQQQSGEEEALFCTLCNAEVRKFSKHCRSCDKCVDGFDHHCRWLNNCVGKKNYITFVCLMAVSLVWLIVECGVGIAVLVRCFVDKKGTENQIAEKLGAGFSRVPFAIIVAICTAVSFLATVPLGELFFFHMILIRKGITTYEYVVAMRTLSEPPGPSVDGGEQQSLPSSPTSSAITAISGRSSVGMSIQYKGAWCTPPRIFMDHPDEIIPHLEPGRLPSTVDPDAVQSPDKGRKMNQRPVRISAWKLAKLDSNEATKAAAKARASSSVLRPISSRPHAYDVDHLSSSNVSGRSSPISNQGFHIKYDTAGTSRLSPSKSSYPPSHASKEDIDSSCQHSMSNISSPQVSNLTPSPMQRPSLNRDHFNPMYQQPSGNQSPSSGKGIEGNTNPVHDNVARAPMRSNTLGVSDNRRSSVFWDQEAGRFVSSSSRGPGSSQIPGTELLYTGRSIFFGSPVVNEQPSTGTRSSSSVVAGIPDRDSSTLRDFQQGRSHRGGQLPVFVPGYAQQNKFP encoded by the exons ATGGCTAGGCGTCATGGATGGGAGCTCCCCTTTCACACTTTTCAG GTCGTGGCTATAACTGTATTTTTCTTGCTATCTATAGCATATTATGCTTTCTTTGCTCCTTTTCTTGGAAAGGACATCTATGAATATGTGGCTATTGGTGTTTACTCTGTATTG GCTCTCTCTGTGTTCTTTCTTTATGTTCGATGCACTGCCATTGATCCCGCCGACCAGGGAGTCATGGTTGATTGTGACAAGACATCAAAGAATAGATCAAAACTTGATGAAGAGTTGGCAG AACCCAGCAAGATGGGACTAAAGGGTGAAGGAATGTCTGATCGTCACAATTCAAGTTGGTGCTCTAAAGTTGGGTGTTTCTTCTGTAGTTTCCTTGTTAGAGAAGATTGCCGCAGTAATGAAGATATTAGTCTACAGCAACAATCTGGAGAAGAGGAGGCTTTGTTCTGCACTTTGTGCAATGCTGAG GTTCGGAAGTTCAGTAAGCATTGTCGAAGTTGTGACAAATGTGTTGATGGATTTGATCACCATTGTCGG TGGTTGAACAATTGTGTTGGAAAGAAGAATTACATCACGTTTGTGTGTCTTATGGCAGTGAGCCTAGTTTGG CTTATAGTTGAATGTGGAGTTGGGATTGCAGTACTTGTCAGATGCTTTGTTGACAAGAAAGGTACAGAGAATCAGATTGCTGAAAAACTTGGAGCTGGGTTCTCTCGAGTCCCATTTGCTATCATTGTG GCCATATGCACAGCAGTTTCATTCCTTGCAACTGTACCTTTGGGAGAGTTATTCTTTTTCCATATGATCCTGATACGAAAG GGTATCACAACTTACGAGTATGTTGTGGCCATGCGAACTCTAAGTGAACCACCTGGGCCTTCAGTTGATGGGGGTGAACAGCAGAGTCTACCATCGTCTCCTACTAGTTCAGCTATCACTGCAATAAGTGGAAGAAGCTCTGTTGGAATGAGTATACAGTACAAAGGTGCCTGGTGTACACCGCCAAGGATCTTTATGGACCACCCG GATGAAATTATACCACATTTGGAGCCAGGACGCCTACCATCCACTGTTGATCCAGATGCAGTACAATCACCTGACAAAGGGAGAAAAATGAACCAGCGCCCTGTGCGAATAAGTGCATGGAAACTTGCAAAATTGGATTCTAATGAGGCAACTAAGGCAGCAGCTAAGGCCAGAGCATCATCGTCTGTGCTTCGTCCTATTAGTTCTCGACCTCATGCATATGATGTGGATCATTTATCCAGTAGCAATGTGAGTGGAAGAAGCAGCCCAATTAGCAATCAAGGATTTCATATCAAATACGATACAGCGGGGACATCAAGGTTATCTCCTTCCAAGAGCTCATACCCTCCTAGTCATGCAAGCAAGGAAGACATCGATTCTTCATGTCAACACAGTATGAGTAACATTAGCAGTCCACAAGTCTCCAACCTTACTCCTTCACCAATGCAGAGGCCAAGTTTGAACAGAGACCATTTCAACCCCATGTATCAACAACCATCGGGAAATCAGTCTCCTTCGTCAGGTAAAGGAATTGAAGGGAACACAAATCCAGTTCACGACAATGTGGCACGTGCACCAATGAGAAGCAACACCTTAGGTGTTTCAGATAATAGAAGATCGTCTGTGTTTTGGGATCAAGAAGCTGGACGCTTTGTCTCATCCTCATCAAGAGGTCCCGGCAGTTCTCAGATTCCCGGAACAGAGTTATTGTACACGGGCCGTTCTATATTTTTTGGCAGCCCCGTTGTGAATGAACAGCCAAGTACGGGAACAAGAAGTAGCAGTTCAGTAGTAGCTGGTATTCCGGATAGAGATTCTTCTACATTAAGGGATTTTCAGCAAGGTAGATCACATAGGGGTGGCCAGCTTCCTGTGTTTGTTCCTGGCTATGCCCAGCAAAACAAGTTCCCTTAG
- the LOC114414510 gene encoding outer envelope pore protein 21, chloroplastic, whose product METSLRYGEDSKALRIHAKQKLRIDSNTYFQLRGELDTRLGQPSSSSALIRHFYPSLSATLGVGVRYDKRDKLRYTVSAKKTFPVTVDGLLNFKIKGGCDVDKDFKERKSRGAAEFSWNVFNFQKDQDVRLRIGYEVFDQVPYLQIRENNWTVNADYKGRWNVRYDL is encoded by the exons ATGGAGACCTCTCTGCGATACGGAGAAGATTCCAAAGCTTTACGAATCCATGCGAAGCAAAAACTCCGAATCGACTCCAACACCTACTTTCAG TTGCGCGGAGAGCTTGATACAAGACTTGGACAACCAAGTTCGTCCAGTGCCCTCATCAGACATTTCTATCCAAGT TTATCAGCAACCCTTGGCGTAGGAGTGCGTTATGATAAGCGTGACAAGTTGCGTTACACTGTGAGTGCAAAGAAAACATTTCCTGTCACTGTTGACGGCTTgctcaattttaaaatcaagGGTGGATGTGATGTTGACAAAGACTTTAAAGAG AGGAAGTCCAGAGGAGCCGCCGAGTTTTCATGGAACGTGTTCAATTTTCAGAAGGACCAAGATGTTAGACTTAGGATTGGCTACGAAGTATTTGATCAG GTTCCTTACCTGCAGATTAGGGAGAATAATTGGACAGTAAATGCAGATTACAAAGGTAGATGGAACGTGAGATATGACTTGTGA
- the LOC114414509 gene encoding RING-H2 finger protein ATL80-like has product MTRALRYLGERNSATDSAVVDSDFVVIFAALLCALICILGLVAVTRCGCLRRLRLSSSNATPQPPPASANKGVKKKVLRSLPKVTASAESAVKFADCAICLTEFAAGDEIRVLPQCGHGFHVSCIDAWLRSHSSCPSCRQILVVSRCDKCGGIPAPASSSSAPPLADSGDRLKGREEDANRFLP; this is encoded by the coding sequence ATGACTCGTGCCTTGAGATATTTAGGCGAGCGAAACTCGGCCACGGACTCCGCCGTCGTCGATTCCGACTTCGTCGTCATCTTCGCCGCCCTCCTCTGCGCTCTCATCTGCATCCTCGGCCTCGTCGCCGTCACCCGCTGCGGCTGTCTCCGCCGCCTCCGCCTCTCCTCCTCCAACGCTACTCCCCAGCCTCCTCCCGCCTCCGCCAACAAAGGCGTCAAGAAGAAGGTCCTCCGCTCCCTCCCCAAGGTCACCGCCTCCGCCGAATCCGCTGTCAAGTTCGCCGACTGCGCGATCTGCCTCACCGAGTTCGCAGCCGGAGACGAAATCCGAGTGCTTCCTCAGTGCGGACATGGCTTCCACGTCAGCTGCATCGACGCCTGGCTCAGATCGCATTCCTCCTGTCCATCCTGCCGTCAGATTCTGGTGGTTTCTCGCTGCGACAAGTGCGGCGGGATCCCGGCTCCGGCGAGTTCCAGCTCGGCGCCACCGCTGGCGGACTCGGGGGACAGATTGAAGGGAAGGGAGGAGGACGCGAATAGATTCTTGCCTTAG